CTTAATAattctttattattatcatcatcgtcTAGGTATTCATGTCTGTTTAAGTTATCTTTGACACTAAATGCCCATTATGTAATAAAATACTCAACGTCGAGTCAGTTAGTCTATTGGTGttgtagaaagaaaaaaaagccaGCAATATAGTTTTCTTAAAACGCATCTTTTCTACACAATTTAGTGTAGACTACAAACTAAGCCAATCTAAGAACGATGACATCACGGATAATATTCCCCATCTCAATTTATCTATACAATATCACGTACATGATTACACCGTATGAAAGGGCTAATGTATAGTCTATAGAAATGGCTCAAAATGTGTCTAATTTTCTtctgaaaacttaaaaacattTCTTCTGACGAAGTTCCCTGACCCCTTACAcgggagtcggcttcaacgaccctaGAGCTTGCAATAGACACTCTTTTATAAGATCCTTGAATTGcctcttgatatatatatacgtatattgCTTAGCATTTGATATGATGTATATAATTACTTAAGACAACGTTGTGGTCTTTAATTGTTTTAGTGGTTAAAGGTAAATGACGAAAACATGGTGAATATCTGTAATTAGAGAGTGTTGGAACTTCCACATGTCTCAAAGATTTATCTAGATTACATAACACTAGTCAAGGTATTGTATAAATATTAGTGACGGTTTTCATTCGTTGATACCGCTAACTTGTGTTTTGTAATTGCAGCCTAGTAATAATGTAGCCTTcggattaaaaaaaatcaaatataataGGACTATGTTGATTATGCCAGTTTGACATATTCACttatttcaaagaaagttaAACATATCGGTTAAGCCTACATTGTGTGTATCTACAGAGAGTGTGAGagagaaactttttttttggaacaACTTAGGCTTCATTTCTTCACGGTAGGTTGAAGGTACTAGGAGTTAAgtagtttatatgttaagcatatataatacagataaaaatatgttattggAATTTCTAAAAACAACTTTATTCTCTGCATGTATGAACACTGCGATTACACATTTAATTTGAACTTTTGAGATGATTCtgatattgtaaatattaacaTCTTTTCTCATATTTGTAACGATTGTAACCATTCCGTGATGTTGTGGTTCCTTGgtattgaatatttacaaaactgtTCCACGTAAAATGTAACTGCGGAAATGAATATTGACTCTCGAATTGATGAGTCTGTgcgaaataatatatatattgaaaaatcATGCAAACTTTCCCTATTGTTTGGGTATTCTTTTTTGTACAATTTGGTCACTTTAAGTCATGTGTCTAAGCAACTACCTACGGTCAACTATTACCGAAAATAGAGCATAGTTTGCTAAATAGTCAGGATAAATGGGAGCCATGATGGAGCATGAGACACATGTTCCTTCAGTTTTGTTGAAACGAAAATCATGTAGCCTCattcaataaataaattaattacatttttggTAATGAATAATGTCCTTATAGTATTTGAAACGTAAAGAACTGTaagaaaaaattaagaaataataatattaattaaaggGTGCCGTTTTGTGGGAAAAAATCAATGTTGGAATTTGCGGTATAGAATATAAGAGCGTCCATGTTATAAGAACTTTTTGAGATAATTTTGCGGTTTGCTTCTTCAAATCTGCAATTGAATGtgtgacgccccccccccccccccgcccgatTGAACCCTGTACTAACGAATATATCAATGACATTGATCGGTACAAGGACCATCTGAGTCAAGTCAAGTTTTTGTTATTCGTTAATAATtatgaatgaataaaatatcaaacatgttACTGTAAATTTCGTCCGGCCTTCTTCATCATAAATAGTCCAGTCCACTCTAAAAAAAGTCATTCTTAGAAGAAAATAAACACGAGAACTATTTGTAATGGTTCCTCCTCTTCTTTTAGACTTACTCTCTTTCAAATTGTCGATCAGCAGATCAGATCAAGTAATTAGACGAAACAGATTAACATTCTTCTCCTAACCAAACCCGTTcgacccacccacccacccacaccatacgtccccccccctcccacacccaaCCAACACCCCACACCCAACGCCTTCCTCCTCAGATCCAACACAGTATGATCAGGCGTTGATACCTTCAGATGATGAAACAATTAGCATTTGCAGTATCTCCGAGTTTATACATTATGAGAATGCAAACCGGGAAATATACATATCATTTATCAATGAGATTGATACATATTTGCATTATATAGAAGTACCATTTGACCTCGCACACTTTCTTCCCAGTCAGCATGTTACCCACATCTGTTGATAGGTTTTGAAATATCCATAATAATTGTGACGATTCTACAACCCCCAGATAGGTGtcaataaaacaatggattagcTCAAAATAAATTACTAGTGACAGACTATCACGTTTTTCTATACTGCTTTTCCTTTCTGTATACAAGTAGATATGTTATCTGGAAACAGGCAGTGCGGACAAACGTGCATGTGCCTACATTTCCTACATTCTTGACTATATTACCCGAATTTCCAGAGTTGAAATTTGTAAATTAACTTAATCTTTGCACCATTGGACAACGTATACTCATTataattgttaattttgttCTAAGCACTCGAATATTTTGTAATTCGTTAAATAGTCACCGTACTCGTCAAAGGTATTAATATCATTGGATATATATTGCCTTTCTTTAAGCTACTTGCTATCAGGTACCAGAAAATATCGAGTTCATTTCAATAGTAGAATGTCACTAAGAATGATGACGACATAAAATTCTTGTAATAAACAGCATATTTGTCATTTTAGAAAAGATGTTTTTGAAAACGttcttgaaaaatattgaatgtaataatgaaataaaatgtagaaatattattatcaaaagCAGAAAACAACGGTAGTCTGCAGCATGTATGGTAACGAATAGTCCAAATATACTGTTGAATGATCTCGGTGTTTCAGCAAAATCTCGACTAACTATTGAGATGTTGAGGAAAGAAGTCAAAACTTCGACGGACTTTGGGGTGTTTGGGAAACTCATTTTGACGGTTAGAGGTGAATTTCTAAGTAGGCCTATGGGAATTGAAGCGAGGCATTCAGTTCAATGCGGTATCTAGTACGATGCAAGTAAAGTATTGtgtatatttatacatgttcgaagttttttttgttattgaggggggggggggggttggggggtgtcGGCCCTGCCGTCCCTGGGCTAGAAGCGGTGCTTTAGCGAATATAACCCAGGCATACATTTACCAAATAAGAGTTGAAGAGGAATTTAAGACACACGTCCTTGTTCATGTATACTTACACACACGTAGCCTATCACTTTATGATCCATTCCAAAGAGGAAGGCCACACCATATCAAAACACACCATATCAAAACACACCATATCAAAACACACCATATCAAAACCAAAGATTCAAACTGCCCTAAAAAGTTAAGTTCACAGTGCCACCGTTGGTCCGAGGAGGGTAGACGTTTAAATCATTCTTCTGAAAAAAATTGCCAATGGTGGTAAGAAACCTCGCCCCCAGTATATTATTACACGTAGGTATGAGATTACAACAGCAACATAGAAActgaaacataaacataaacataaaaattAGAACTGGACAAacaaaatttacaacaaaagGTTCTGAACCAGTCAGGGAATCAAAGGTACAAACACTGGCTTCTTTGCCCATTCTCACGTTTGTTCATAATTCATAAAGTCAGTTTCCCGAAATAATAAGTATTTACCCGAAATGAAGTTAAAAAGGTACCATCACATCACCAGCGAAATATTGAAAGcaaattacattaatattaaacatatcaacaacaacaatgaacaACGTGAATAAGTTTATCCTAAAAACTAAACACGATAAACTATATACATAACTGAAGTAGGCCTATGCACTATCGGGACAGGAATCTCTACACCGAGTATCTTCAGATCGCAAAGGGGGTGACGAATATCGCCAGACTACTAATTCATATATACGCGCCACTTTCATTAAACCCACATGTCCGCATCCAAATGCACATAAACAGCGCCCTGTGATTGAATGTAGATACATAGCTCTATGACCAAGTTGGACATTAATGTGAATCCTCCCATGAAACTGAATCATGATTTAGTATGTTAAAGTAACATCATATTTACTGTTagttttttattgtattttacgTTAGAATACAAGCAGCCGCGACGCCGAAGCTAACATGTAATTTAAGCAGTTCGttcaaatcgtttttttttttttttgagatttttAAGTGGTATTTTTCAAAACGTTAATTCACGTCTTTAGAATTCCTTTAAAGAAACGTTTTCTACTGTCAAAAGGTTCCTTTTTAGCTCATGATATACTTTTATTGCAATCAATTCATAAATCGGCTATACCTATTTCGTGTAACTACGAATGGATACCAAATTTTATTCAACTGTAACTACTAACTGTTAGGCGATTTACAGTTTTGCAAGTAACAACTACTTAACAGTCAACTATATATCGATGTCTATTTGAGATGAAAGTGAACACTGTCACTTTAATATGAgcttaaacaacaacaatttgaaAGCAATAAACACATGCATttatatcaataaatatcaacatataataatatatcataacacTGGAGGACAATGTTTTAAGATAAGAAAAGATGAAAGTAATGAAAAGATTAAACTAAAAATGATAAATAGGTTGTAATATTGAGGAACGAGTCAAATTTTACAGACATAATGTTCACAACTTCCCGAAAATAGTAAGTTGAAAGTAGTCGAAGGTTTGACATAAAATCGTCGAAATTTCGAGACAGAGacttcaaaaaaaaatcttttggtatgaaaagaaatcaagaaaaagtCCTAACAAGTTCAAGAAGAGTAGGGGGATAGTCGAAATTTTGAGGAGAAAATTTAGAAATTTAGCACCCACCTGGGCCTTTTACCTGACCCAAACTGCAGTTGGTGCTCTAGTTTGCTTTTGACTTCAAAGAGAACAAATTTCAAGGAATCGTTGTCTCACCCGTCCCCGTTTTGTTATGTAAGATAATGGCTAAAATGGAGTCGGAAACTCATCTAATAAAATAGACTGAATTTAACAAATGCAAAGCACTGAGTAATTAAAAGGAATATAATGCGTTGAACAAATTTGAGCTTAAACTGCTTAGCCTATTTTACGAGCTCTAACGAATGGCAGAAAGTTGATAATAAGAAGAAATTGGAATATCAATCGCTACAGCTATACGTTCATGGAACCGATAACACTTCCTTTTGACACAACCTGATACGCAATTACACATTTTGTTCGTAACATTTGAGGTGATTCACGTATACTGATGCATACAGACATACTTGGACAGCTTGTACTCAATGGTGAACTCTTGGAGTCTTGGTCAACTTTCTTTCATTACAGTCATGTTAGCTATTTGAAAGTCTCCCCAACAGCCAGTCAATCATTTACATTTCACAAGTATCCATGTTTCCTTGTTTATTCAGTGACTGCTCGATACCATTCTAGTGTTCTGACATCTCCCTTCAGCATATTCACTGTGCGAACAGCCACTCGTCGGTTAAACGGGACAACAAGATTCCTCCCCTTTCGGAAGTCCCGCATAAGCAACCCTCGACGATTACTGACATCCGAGATTTTAGGAAGTTTTCCCTTGCCCTCTGCTTCAGCGTACTTGTCACCCCTCAAATAGTTGATGAAGAACGCAGTGTTGTTGTAGTACTCGTGAAAACAACTAGAGTTTCGAGAATTTAGATCACTTATGCTTACGTTGCAATCTATCATTCCTCTCAATGTTACAGTTATTACGGTCATTTCGTCTGTTGGCCAAACCGCATCATCGATACCAACATACCAATTAAATGTTTCTGTAAAGAGAGCAGCATGTGGATTTGTCATACTAAGGAACGGTTCTAGTGCTTCGAGAACGTTTCCTACTCTGACATAGTCAATTAAGTTTGAAGCAAATATTCTGTCAAAGCCTCCTTCATATTCAGGGCGATTGATGACAGATCCTATGAGTGAGTATTCAGTTGTACTGATGAAGAATGAAAGTCGTTGATTTCGAATCATTGTCCGAGATTTGGCAACTAAGTGAGTATTAAATACGTGACACATTGCACTAATAGAGTCATACGTTTTGAATTGAACCATATCCAAATAGTCCCACATTTGAAAAGGAATACAATCAGATCTAATGCAGTAGGTAAAGTCGTAACTTGACGGCAGCCTCATGGCTGTAGTTAGTAAAGATTCCCGTCCCCTGCCAGTGAACGTCGGGTTGTAGTGCGTCACCGTATTCTCCGCGTGTGCTTCGGGTAGTATAACACCATCATCAAACCACTTTTTTACTGAGGAGGAATGTTGTTGTGGCACGTCATGCAATAGACTCTGTATACCGACGCTGACCATTGGATCAGAATCAAATATGGCCTTTCTCTCCTCAAAAATGTTAGCGCAGGACTCAGTCCCAATTTGGCAGGAATACCTTCTCCATCCGTCCCAAACCTCACGCATTGCTTTATATGATTGCTCATTGACGTCAATCATTCCTCCAGACTCCATTTTCAAATGTAAAGAATTCATCTTAATGAGCTTTGAAAGAGTCTCCTGGAGTAGCAAGTAATCTTTACGAGGGAGTTGAAATGACAACCATATTGTAGAAACATTTGAAACCTCCTCTGCTTCACAGGAACTAATCAGGAAGAGTAGAAGGACATTTCGTGCCATAGGGAAAGGATCGAGATCGTTCAAGACAAATCTGAGACTACCATTAAATTCGCCTGGCAGTGATTGGACAGTTTTCATCACGTGACGCAAATCACCACAAGCTGGCAACAAAATGCTAAAGTTTTTTAGGACACTCTGTCCGCTTTTCATTTCGTTTCTTTGTAGGTTCAAGAGATCGTTTGGAAAAG
Above is a genomic segment from Apostichopus japonicus isolate 1M-3 chromosome 5, ASM3797524v1, whole genome shotgun sequence containing:
- the LOC139967287 gene encoding uncharacterized protein; the encoded protein is MDVKEGFCWRCSKALRRSPVNCDSCGIAEYCTNQCRENDAVRHKSVECPNWSVKSCACCQKVGAKSECSGCYSVWYCNIECQRRDWTKHKPVCRKWQKIVKQVASRPITSMGDYPFYFSNSFPNDLLNLQRNEMKSGQSVLKNFSILLPACGDLRHVMKTVQSLPGEFNGSLRFVLNDLDPFPMARNVLLLFLISSCEAEEVSNVSTIWLSFQLPRKDYLLLQETLSKLIKMNSLHLKMESGGMIDVNEQSYKAMREVWDGWRRYSCQIGTESCANIFEERKAIFDSDPMVSVGIQSLLHDVPQQHSSSVKKWFDDGVILPEAHAENTVTHYNPTFTGRGRESLLTTAMRLPSSYDFTYCIRSDCIPFQMWDYLDMVQFKTYDSISAMCHVFNTHLVAKSRTMIRNQRLSFFISTTEYSLIGSVINRPEYEGGFDRIFASNLIDYVRVGNVLEALEPFLSMTNPHAALFTETFNWYVGIDDAVWPTDEMTVITVTLRGMIDCNVSISDLNSRNSSCFHEYYNNTAFFINYLRGDKYAEAEGKGKLPKISDVSNRRGLLMRDFRKGRNLVVPFNRRVAVRTVNMLKGDVRTLEWYRAVTE